In a genomic window of Acidilobus saccharovorans 345-15:
- a CDS encoding phosphoribosyltransferase family protein, with protein sequence MPTTRVKLLAALRDLAGGAQEVLVEGSSWTDVLKKLLSQYPGLSSVLSQDGTPRPGFLVFVDGVDSRLLDRSRQAKEIVVLPVNHGGDDRFQWITWSQIDEAVERIAEKINSSGFRPDAIVCIMRGGLIPGRLLADRLGVEDIGTLEVKLYISPGQRGERPFLRQPLTLPIKDKKVLLVDDVSDSGLTLQFSVQALSLYMPTEIRTAALYIKPWTKLVPDYYADQVSKWIVFPWEVSEFKREVNGQESSNT encoded by the coding sequence TTGCCAACTACTAGGGTAAAGCTCCTGGCAGCCCTAAGGGACCTGGCTGGAGGGGCTCAAGAAGTTCTGGTTGAGGGGAGCAGCTGGACCGATGTCCTCAAGAAGTTGCTGTCACAGTATCCGGGACTTAGCTCCGTGCTCTCCCAGGACGGGACCCCCAGGCCTGGGTTTCTGGTCTTCGTGGACGGCGTTGATAGCAGGCTCCTTGACAGAAGCCGCCAAGCTAAAGAAATAGTCGTGCTCCCGGTAAATCATGGAGGGGACGATAGGTTTCAGTGGATAACGTGGAGCCAGATAGACGAAGCCGTGGAGAGAATAGCTGAGAAAATAAACAGCTCCGGCTTCAGGCCCGACGCCATAGTGTGCATAATGAGGGGCGGCCTAATACCTGGGAGGCTGCTGGCCGATAGGCTGGGGGTCGAAGACATAGGCACCCTGGAGGTGAAGCTCTACATATCACCAGGGCAGAGGGGCGAGAGGCCCTTCCTGAGGCAGCCGCTCACGCTTCCAATAAAGGACAAGAAGGTCCTTTTAGTTGATGACGTGAGCGACTCGGGGCTTACGCTCCAGTTCTCCGTGCAAGCGCTATCGCTCTACATGCCAACTGAGATAAGGACGGCGGCCCTTTACATAAAGCCCTGGACCAAACTAGTTCCTGACTACTATGCTGATCAGGTCAGTAAATGGATAGTATTTCCGTGGGAAGTAAGTGAATTTAAGAGGGAAGTTAACGGCCAAGAAAGTTCAAATACCTAA
- a CDS encoding type II secretion system F family protein → MSRRLRPGPSMKFPLCRALLRLSPNIEYIIIGSGIAKDLDSYCRKVALPLMALMTVALPFLAFVVLERLSPGALVEYLSLALAAASGLLLSIALSIGVPTFSYTSRADYLEAKFHVFASTLASLLAGGQNLSEALAGLAKYEDELKEFKVEINYIKLMTSLSQDPVVILNELSKITPSNSLKTLAESLAKGVSTGSDLLSIVSYQLETYTNYYYSLVDKVAASVGSLLEMFLSAGMIMPILVTIMGILFSVYPIHGVSFTSLVVLAIFILMPIISAVTVVLIDDQVSKIKL, encoded by the coding sequence TTGAGCCGCCGGCTTAGGCCGGGGCCCTCCATGAAGTTCCCCCTCTGCAGGGCGCTACTAAGGTTAAGCCCTAACATAGAGTACATAATAATAGGCTCCGGTATTGCAAAGGACCTGGACAGCTACTGCAGGAAGGTAGCCCTGCCGCTGATGGCACTTATGACAGTGGCTCTTCCTTTTCTGGCCTTCGTAGTTCTCGAGAGGCTCTCGCCGGGCGCCCTTGTGGAGTACCTGTCGCTGGCCTTAGCCGCGGCCTCTGGGCTCTTGCTCTCAATAGCCCTGTCGATAGGGGTCCCCACGTTCAGCTACACGTCAAGGGCTGACTACCTAGAGGCGAAGTTTCACGTCTTCGCCTCAACCCTGGCCTCCCTCCTGGCGGGCGGCCAGAACCTTTCAGAGGCGCTGGCGGGCCTGGCAAAGTACGAGGACGAGCTCAAGGAGTTCAAGGTTGAGATAAACTACATAAAGTTAATGACGTCCCTCTCCCAGGACCCGGTGGTTATCCTAAACGAGCTCTCTAAGATAACGCCGTCCAACAGCCTGAAGACGTTGGCTGAGTCCCTCGCTAAGGGGGTGAGCACGGGCTCCGACCTGCTCTCGATAGTCAGCTATCAGCTCGAGACTTACACTAACTACTACTACAGCCTTGTTGACAAGGTGGCGGCCTCCGTGGGCTCCCTGCTGGAGATGTTCCTCTCAGCTGGCATGATAATGCCCATCCTCGTAACGATAATGGGGATACTCTTCTCGGTCTACCCCATACACGGGGTCTCGTTCACTTCGTTGGTAGTCCTGGCTATATTCATCCTCATGCCGATAATCTCGGCCGTAACAGTAGTGCTGATAGATGATCAGGTTTCCAAAATAAAGCTTTAG
- the thsB gene encoding thermosome subunit beta: MASQLETMGVPVIILKEGTQRTAGREALRNNMMAAIAVSEILKTTYGPKGMDKMLVDSLGDVTITNDGATILDKMDIQHPAGKMLVQAAKGQDEEAGDGTKTSVIFAGELLRQAEDLIDRNIHPTIIIQGYKSAVDKAIEVLNSIAEPVSIDDTDKLMKVAMTSLNSKAVGEAREYFAKIVVDAARAVAEKRGDSWYVDINNVQIVKKHGGALTDTQLVNGIVIDKEVVHPDMPKRVEHAKIAVLDAPLEIQKPEIDMEISISSPDAIKRLLDKQEKILQDKVEKIAATGANVVITQKGIDDVAQHFLAKKGILAVRRVKRSDIEKIARATGAKIVTNLDDLKPEDLGYADLVEERKVGEDKMVFIEGAKNPRSVTILIRAGFERMVDEAERAIHDALSAVADAIMDGKVVAGGGAVEAEVAKALREWSKGVPGKMQLAVEAFVKALEALPQTLATNAGYDPIDILMKLRSAHSDPSKKWYGIDLNTGNIVDMWANGVVEPLRVKVNAYKAGTEAATLILRIDDMVAAKKSSTGPSSGKKEGGEEEESSSSTSSTSSLSD, translated from the coding sequence ATGGCCTCACAGCTTGAAACCATGGGAGTTCCAGTGATCATACTCAAGGAGGGCACTCAGAGAACTGCTGGTAGGGAGGCCCTTCGCAACAACATGATGGCAGCCATCGCAGTATCGGAGATCCTCAAGACCACGTATGGCCCTAAGGGCATGGACAAGATGCTCGTTGACAGCCTCGGCGACGTAACTATAACCAACGACGGGGCCACAATACTTGACAAGATGGACATACAGCACCCCGCCGGCAAGATGCTGGTCCAGGCCGCCAAGGGCCAGGACGAGGAGGCCGGCGACGGAACTAAGACCTCAGTAATATTCGCTGGGGAGCTGCTCAGGCAGGCTGAGGACCTCATAGACAGGAACATACACCCAACTATAATAATACAGGGCTACAAGAGCGCCGTTGACAAGGCCATAGAGGTCCTCAACAGCATAGCCGAACCAGTTTCGATAGACGACACTGACAAGCTAATGAAGGTCGCCATGACCAGCCTCAACAGCAAGGCTGTTGGCGAGGCCAGGGAGTACTTTGCCAAGATAGTTGTCGACGCCGCTAGGGCTGTAGCTGAGAAGAGGGGTGACAGCTGGTACGTCGACATAAACAACGTGCAGATAGTCAAGAAGCACGGCGGCGCCCTTACAGACACCCAGCTGGTGAACGGCATAGTAATAGACAAGGAGGTCGTTCACCCCGACATGCCAAAGAGGGTCGAGCACGCTAAGATAGCCGTGCTTGACGCCCCGCTTGAGATACAGAAGCCTGAGATAGACATGGAGATTAGCATATCGTCGCCCGACGCCATAAAGAGGCTGCTCGACAAGCAGGAGAAGATACTGCAGGACAAGGTGGAGAAGATAGCCGCCACCGGCGCCAACGTGGTGATAACCCAGAAGGGAATTGACGACGTGGCCCAGCACTTCCTGGCGAAGAAGGGGATACTTGCCGTGAGGAGGGTTAAGAGGAGCGACATAGAGAAGATAGCCAGGGCAACAGGCGCCAAGATAGTGACAAACTTGGACGACCTCAAGCCTGAGGACCTGGGCTACGCTGACCTAGTCGAGGAGAGGAAGGTAGGAGAGGACAAGATGGTCTTCATAGAGGGCGCCAAGAACCCCAGGAGCGTGACCATACTGATACGCGCCGGCTTTGAGAGGATGGTGGACGAGGCCGAGAGGGCCATACACGACGCGCTGAGCGCCGTGGCCGACGCTATAATGGACGGCAAGGTGGTTGCAGGCGGAGGCGCCGTGGAGGCCGAAGTCGCTAAGGCCCTGAGGGAGTGGTCGAAGGGCGTTCCAGGCAAGATGCAGCTAGCCGTTGAGGCCTTCGTGAAGGCGCTTGAGGCGCTGCCACAGACGTTGGCCACCAACGCTGGCTATGATCCGATAGACATACTCATGAAGCTTAGGAGCGCCCACTCCGACCCCTCAAAGAAGTGGTACGGCATAGACCTGAACACTGGCAACATAGTTGACATGTGGGCCAATGGTGTGGTGGAGCCGCTCAGGGTCAAGGTAAACGCGTACAAGGCTGGAACAGAGGCCGCGACGCTGATACTGAGGATTGACGACATGGTGGCCGCGAAGAAGAGCTCAACCGGGCCAAGCTCAGGCAAGAAGGAGGGCGGCGAGGAGGAGGAGTCTTCGTCAAGTACTTCAAGCACCTCGAGCTTAAGCGACTGA
- a CDS encoding Lsm family RNA-binding protein, whose product MSIATEPARRFTAKLNSLIDHVVIVTTSDGKTYTGKLTGFDPSTLSVVIEEAKDSSGNQWPIIIISGSRLAEIKVGESEVFNAKEFMEFLLRFGNIDRSQVKVYEDANVVEVSRTIRVSKNGVEGSGPLAQKVNTLFREYLRTKGVVIS is encoded by the coding sequence ATGTCAATAGCCACGGAGCCTGCGCGGAGGTTCACGGCGAAGCTCAACAGCCTCATAGACCACGTCGTCATCGTTACAACTAGCGACGGCAAGACCTACACAGGCAAGTTGACGGGCTTTGACCCCTCAACGCTCTCCGTTGTAATAGAGGAGGCCAAGGACTCCTCCGGCAATCAGTGGCCTATCATAATAATAAGTGGAAGTCGCCTGGCCGAAATAAAGGTCGGGGAGTCTGAGGTGTTTAACGCCAAGGAGTTCATGGAGTTCCTGCTCAGGTTCGGCAACATTGACAGGTCGCAGGTCAAAGTGTATGAGGACGCTAACGTGGTTGAGGTCAGCAGGACCATAAGGGTCTCAAAGAACGGCGTGGAGGGCTCGGGTCCCCTGGCGCAGAAGGTCAACACGCTCTTCAGGGAGTACCTGAGGACGAAGGGGGTTGTAATCAGCTGA
- a CDS encoding acyl-CoA thioesterase has protein sequence MASRPIFSASYRVYWSETDAACWMHFSNYFRVCERTEEEFLARLGFTQDSHPGKRLIMPRVSAKCDYKSPLGPGDSYRVDITGIIIGRSSLTYEYEIYNETTNRLAAKCTIVTVAYDENLRGSVELPRELKEKLLAAGARLRDEVNDSIKATG, from the coding sequence ATGGCTTCCAGGCCCATATTTTCAGCCTCCTATAGGGTTTACTGGAGTGAGACCGATGCTGCGTGCTGGATGCACTTCTCCAACTATTTCAGGGTTTGCGAAAGGACTGAAGAGGAGTTCTTGGCAAGGCTCGGCTTTACCCAGGACAGCCATCCTGGTAAAAGGCTAATAATGCCAAGGGTCAGCGCTAAGTGCGACTACAAGAGCCCCCTGGGCCCTGGGGACTCCTACAGGGTGGACATAACTGGCATTATAATAGGCAGGAGCAGCCTCACGTACGAGTACGAGATCTATAATGAGACCACGAACAGGCTGGCGGCTAAATGCACTATAGTTACGGTAGCCTACGATGAGAACCTGAGGGGGTCCGTGGAGCTTCCGCGCGAACTGAAGGAGAAGCTGCTTGCCGCGGGCGCCAGACTGCGCGATGAGGTTAACGATAGCATAAAAGCGACGGGCTAG
- a CDS encoding PUA domain-containing protein — translation MSYLLALQFNEEVAAAITSLPLQVELRRGKIRYVYYNGVRLMTLRPRDFTFSISPEAGKIIKRATEPPRFRVIVSSGSALEGEVTGNSVLDADKLIRPGDEVLIVDVNDSLLGVGKAKAPGFLMRQLGPQEVVRFRRGVED, via the coding sequence GTGAGTTACCTGCTCGCGCTGCAGTTTAACGAGGAGGTAGCGGCGGCCATAACATCACTTCCGCTTCAGGTGGAGCTTAGGAGAGGTAAAATAAGGTACGTTTATTACAATGGGGTCAGGTTAATGACCTTAAGGCCAAGGGACTTCACGTTCAGCATATCTCCTGAGGCAGGCAAGATTATAAAACGCGCGACGGAGCCTCCAAGGTTTAGGGTCATTGTGAGCAGCGGGTCCGCCCTTGAGGGTGAGGTCACAGGCAACAGCGTCTTGGACGCCGATAAGTTAATAAGACCCGGTGACGAGGTTCTCATAGTTGATGTTAATGATAGCCTGCTCGGCGTCGGCAAGGCAAAGGCCCCAGGCTTCCTCATGCGCCAGTTGGGTCCGCAGGAGGTCGTGAGGTTTAGGAGGGGTGTGGAGGATTGA
- the tgtA gene encoding tRNA guanosine(15) transglycosylase TgtA, whose product MPNVFRIKDFELAGRIGVLETASGRVETPAFFPVVDPLRQEIDLQEIKEAGFNQVITNAYLLYRRFGDKAREMGVHRILGFDGVIMTDSGAYQMLEYGSIDIDQRTVVSFEKDIKSDIAVILDHPTGDVSRRLAEQSVINTLNNAREAISYLDLETSKTIWVLPIQGGKYLDLVAKSASESADLPYPMYGIGSPTVFMEKYNYKVVVDMIGAAKRFLRPERPVHLFGAGHPLMFPFAVALGVDTFDSASYMLYARDDRYITDYGTVKLQELEYFPCSCPVCRKYTPKDLLEMPPEQRRKLLAIHNLYAIKRSIERVKQSIREGRLWELLVEVSHYRPEMREALRAISKYYRYMESFTPTSKGGLRGARLFSIESTWNPRIIRLRTWVLLRYRPPFNLVRLAPLLSRSGMCQQSKADGLSLVYYIPYLGAVPEEICGAYPTAQFSYGEPVPDDVIRDLVNFLRALVIRLKREGHDIIIEATPKKRWSLEIGQEMQRMGLKVLWARDLKGEPKARNS is encoded by the coding sequence ATGCCTAACGTATTTAGGATTAAAGACTTCGAGCTGGCGGGCAGGATAGGGGTCCTTGAGACAGCCTCGGGACGCGTTGAGACGCCAGCTTTTTTTCCAGTGGTGGACCCACTGCGCCAGGAGATTGACCTACAGGAGATCAAGGAGGCGGGCTTTAATCAGGTTATAACTAACGCCTACCTGCTTTACAGGAGGTTTGGCGACAAAGCCAGGGAGATGGGAGTTCACCGTATTCTCGGCTTCGACGGCGTTATAATGACCGACTCAGGAGCCTATCAAATGCTGGAGTATGGATCTATAGACATCGACCAGAGGACCGTTGTATCGTTCGAGAAGGACATAAAGAGCGACATCGCCGTAATCCTAGACCATCCCACGGGCGACGTCAGCAGAAGGCTGGCGGAGCAGAGCGTCATAAACACTTTGAACAACGCCAGGGAAGCTATATCCTATCTTGACCTTGAGACCTCCAAGACTATATGGGTCCTCCCAATACAGGGAGGCAAGTACCTTGACCTAGTTGCCAAGAGCGCCAGCGAGTCAGCGGACTTGCCCTACCCCATGTATGGAATAGGGAGCCCCACCGTCTTTATGGAAAAGTACAACTATAAAGTGGTTGTAGACATGATAGGCGCTGCCAAGAGGTTCCTCAGGCCCGAGAGGCCCGTGCACCTCTTTGGGGCAGGTCACCCGCTGATGTTCCCTTTCGCGGTGGCCCTTGGCGTTGATACCTTCGACTCGGCCTCATACATGCTGTACGCGAGGGACGACAGGTACATAACGGACTACGGCACCGTAAAGCTTCAGGAGCTGGAGTACTTCCCGTGTTCATGTCCCGTGTGCAGGAAGTACACGCCAAAGGACCTGCTTGAGATGCCCCCTGAACAAAGGAGGAAGCTTCTTGCGATACACAACCTCTACGCGATAAAGAGGTCCATAGAGAGGGTTAAGCAGAGCATAAGGGAGGGGAGGCTCTGGGAGCTCTTAGTTGAGGTTTCTCACTATCGCCCGGAGATGCGGGAAGCGCTAAGGGCCATAAGCAAGTACTACAGGTACATGGAGTCGTTCACGCCGACCAGCAAGGGCGGCCTCCGCGGGGCCAGGCTGTTCTCCATAGAGAGCACGTGGAACCCAAGGATCATAAGGTTAAGGACGTGGGTGCTGCTCCGCTACAGGCCTCCCTTTAACCTGGTCAGGCTGGCCCCACTGCTCAGCAGGAGCGGCATGTGCCAGCAGTCCAAGGCTGACGGGCTCTCCCTGGTATACTACATCCCATATCTTGGCGCTGTGCCTGAGGAGATCTGCGGCGCCTACCCAACGGCCCAGTTCAGCTACGGCGAGCCCGTGCCTGATGACGTTATCAGGGACCTGGTTAATTTCCTCCGAGCGCTCGTGATAAGGCTCAAGAGGGAGGGCCACGACATCATAATTGAGGCTACACCGAAGAAGCGCTGGAGCCTAGAGATTGGGCAGGAGATGCAGAGGATGGGCCTGAAGGTCTTATGGGCAAGGGATTTAAAGGGGGAACCGAAGGCTCGGAATAGCTGA
- the arcC gene encoding carbamate kinase, whose protein sequence is MRIVIALGGNAILRKGEKGSPEEQWSNVRRTASLIAKTFQQDEIIITHGNGPQVGYLLEVMNMAKGYPSQSMDLADAMTQGWLGFMLQMALEEAFQGRRRAVAIITRTLVDANDPSFKNPTKFVGAYFSEAEAKRLSSEYGWTFKQDPRGGYRRVVPSPEPLDILESDLIEELAREGMVVISAGGGGIPVMRTPEGLRPVEAVVDKDLASSLLAVKLKADLFIILTDVRGVAIGFGKPNERWLDEVSADELEEYYRKGEFPPGSMGPKVLAALRFVRSTKKIAMIGSLDELPEVVRGSSGTRIRP, encoded by the coding sequence GTGCGCATAGTAATAGCTCTGGGCGGTAACGCCATACTTAGAAAGGGTGAAAAGGGAAGCCCTGAGGAACAGTGGAGCAATGTTAGGAGGACGGCCTCGCTTATAGCAAAGACCTTCCAGCAGGATGAAATAATAATAACACATGGAAATGGGCCGCAGGTGGGCTACCTGCTTGAAGTTATGAACATGGCTAAGGGTTATCCCTCCCAGAGCATGGATCTAGCTGACGCTATGACCCAGGGGTGGCTGGGCTTCATGCTTCAGATGGCCCTAGAGGAGGCCTTCCAGGGCAGGCGGAGGGCTGTTGCTATAATAACGAGGACCCTCGTGGACGCGAATGACCCTTCGTTCAAGAATCCGACGAAGTTTGTCGGCGCTTACTTCAGCGAGGCCGAAGCTAAGAGGCTCTCGTCCGAATACGGCTGGACGTTCAAGCAGGACCCAAGGGGAGGTTACAGGAGGGTAGTGCCGAGCCCAGAGCCTCTGGACATACTGGAGTCGGACTTAATAGAAGAGCTGGCCAGGGAAGGTATGGTTGTTATATCAGCGGGAGGGGGAGGCATACCCGTTATGAGGACGCCGGAGGGCCTAAGGCCTGTCGAGGCCGTCGTAGACAAGGACCTTGCGAGTTCCCTGCTCGCGGTCAAGCTCAAGGCCGACCTCTTCATAATCCTAACCGACGTCAGAGGCGTTGCCATAGGTTTTGGGAAGCCCAACGAGCGTTGGCTTGACGAGGTCTCCGCTGATGAGCTTGAGGAGTACTACAGGAAGGGGGAGTTCCCTCCGGGCTCCATGGGGCCGAAAGTCTTAGCCGCGCTGAGGTTCGTTAGGTCCACTAAAAAGATCGCTATGATAGGAAGCCTTGACGAGCTCCCTGAAGTGGTCAGGGGCTCGTCAGGCACAAGGATAAGGCCCTAG
- a CDS encoding type II secretion system F family protein, producing MKLSKSKLFYATLAVAIALDEYVLVFLIIRHVTYRFFDGIPVPLGVTSIIATDIIIFGPLLPAAIVLSRRQSVDKRLKLQSRVFLQVFPSIAASSESMAEALEAAASLSERPLRDYISAFSALYRATGDAESSFRKVFSKVPREVRLLLSSIVVAERSGGRARDVLEVVSKYAAELDRMEFSLFNRLRSYSMIVYMGVAVYGAASGIGVSIARSLSQAPVTLGASQLSATTLVAIVGFLYYALIVLSLASAYVMAKAIDDYPPKVVGNFMQLLAIGSATLAATLVIMHGPGAATLIALL from the coding sequence TTGAAGCTATCTAAGTCAAAGCTGTTCTACGCGACGCTCGCGGTGGCCATAGCGCTCGACGAGTACGTCTTGGTGTTCCTTATAATAAGGCACGTCACCTACAGGTTCTTCGATGGAATACCGGTGCCCCTGGGAGTGACGTCAATAATAGCCACGGACATAATAATATTTGGGCCCCTGCTTCCCGCAGCCATAGTGTTAAGCCGGAGGCAGAGCGTTGACAAGAGGCTGAAGCTGCAGAGCAGGGTGTTTCTGCAGGTGTTTCCAAGCATCGCGGCCTCAAGTGAGTCCATGGCAGAGGCGCTCGAGGCCGCCGCCTCGCTGAGCGAGAGGCCCCTCAGGGACTACATAAGCGCCTTCAGCGCGCTTTACCGGGCCACGGGCGACGCGGAGAGCTCCTTCAGAAAGGTCTTCTCAAAGGTTCCGAGGGAGGTCAGGCTCCTGCTCTCGTCAATAGTGGTTGCGGAGAGGAGCGGGGGCAGGGCCAGGGACGTGCTGGAGGTTGTCAGTAAGTATGCTGCAGAGCTGGACAGGATGGAGTTCTCGCTCTTCAACAGGCTGAGGTCGTATTCAATGATAGTTTACATGGGCGTGGCCGTCTACGGCGCTGCCAGCGGTATAGGGGTCTCCATAGCTAGGTCCTTGTCACAGGCCCCAGTGACGCTTGGCGCTTCCCAGCTAAGCGCCACGACTTTGGTTGCGATAGTGGGGTTCCTTTACTACGCACTGATAGTGCTCTCCCTGGCCTCAGCTTACGTTATGGCAAAGGCTATAGACGACTACCCGCCCAAGGTAGTGGGCAACTTCATGCAGCTGTTGGCCATAGGGTCGGCCACGCTAGCTGCTACTCTTGTGATTATGCACGGTCCTGGGGCGGCCACTCTTATAGCCTTACTATAA
- a CDS encoding proteasome assembly chaperone family protein: MRTKGISIVMRQSPESLRGSVLVAGFPGFGRIGYVVPRYLASALSLSKVGYVLTPRLPSMIIMEDDGIGFPFELYAGNGVLALVNRAVPEPVDQNAYCSEVALWASQVGVKYAILVGGLSRDYEPPEEKYGYRWLHNRLYEGPKLQAPLMEEGLGVVGPLALLHIYLEHYGVPTVMVLPYSAVDTVDYDAALVGMRVIVNELLGIKVPMDELEKLAEKQKEELEKISDILSQEREGKQGGTNIFM; the protein is encoded by the coding sequence TTGAGGACGAAAGGCATATCAATAGTTATGAGGCAGTCCCCTGAGTCGCTCAGGGGCTCCGTGCTAGTAGCAGGCTTCCCAGGTTTCGGCAGGATCGGCTACGTGGTGCCGCGATATTTGGCCTCAGCGCTGTCCCTCAGTAAGGTAGGCTACGTGCTAACTCCAAGGCTTCCATCTATGATAATTATGGAGGACGACGGCATAGGGTTCCCATTTGAGCTCTACGCGGGCAACGGAGTTTTGGCCCTGGTCAACAGGGCGGTCCCCGAGCCCGTAGACCAGAACGCCTATTGCAGCGAGGTGGCCCTCTGGGCCTCACAGGTCGGCGTAAAGTATGCAATATTGGTCGGAGGCCTCAGCCGCGACTATGAGCCGCCAGAGGAAAAGTACGGCTACAGGTGGCTTCACAACAGGCTCTACGAGGGTCCAAAACTTCAGGCGCCGCTGATGGAGGAGGGCCTGGGCGTGGTTGGCCCATTGGCGCTGCTCCACATATACCTTGAGCACTACGGAGTTCCAACGGTTATGGTATTGCCCTACTCTGCGGTGGACACCGTGGACTACGACGCGGCGCTTGTAGGTATGAGAGTTATAGTTAACGAGCTGCTGGGCATCAAGGTTCCCATGGACGAGCTTGAGAAGCTCGCGGAGAAGCAGAAGGAGGAGCTGGAGAAGATCTCAGACATACTCTCCCAGGAGAGGGAGGGAAAGCAGGGAGGCACAAACATATTCATGTGA
- a CDS encoding 30S ribosomal protein S17e produces MGKVRTTLVKRTARELLAKYPNLFTESFENNKKVVSQLTYWSSKKLRNQVAGYITSLVRINKERQKRLSEETKTS; encoded by the coding sequence ATGGGTAAGGTTAGGACGACGCTGGTCAAGAGGACTGCCAGGGAGCTCCTGGCGAAGTACCCTAACCTGTTCACTGAAAGCTTTGAAAACAACAAGAAAGTGGTGTCGCAGCTGACCTATTGGTCCTCAAAGAAGCTCAGGAACCAGGTCGCCGGGTACATAACTAGCCTGGTAAGAATTAACAAGGAGAGGCAGAAGCGCCTGAGCGAGGAGACTAAGACCAGCTGA
- the argF gene encoding ornithine carbamoyltransferase — translation MTSPHELKGKDFLCLTDYSTEQINFLLDLSRQMKERFYAGERMLDTLRGRSVAMIFEKPSTRTRVSLEVAAYQLGALPIMLSSSELQLGRGESIPDTARTLSRFVDAIAARVRNHRDLEVLAQYATVPVINALSDLSHPLQALADYLTIYEKKGKFSGLKLAFVGDGSDNMLHSLMVVGAKLGVSIYVASPASLKPNESILAAAMKDAEITGAEIKFTEKPEEAVDGADIVYTDVWVSMGQESMAEAKRKLLAPYQVNAKLMERASSRAIFMHCLPAHRGEEVTDDVIDGPWSVVWDEAENRLHTEKAVLAALIP, via the coding sequence ATGACATCCCCACATGAGCTTAAGGGTAAGGACTTCCTGTGCCTCACTGACTACTCGACAGAGCAGATAAACTTCCTGCTTGACCTCTCGAGGCAGATGAAGGAGCGCTTCTACGCCGGCGAGAGGATGCTAGACACCCTCCGCGGGAGGAGCGTAGCCATGATATTTGAGAAGCCCTCCACAAGGACTAGGGTCAGCCTCGAGGTGGCAGCATACCAGCTCGGTGCCCTGCCCATAATGCTCAGCTCCAGTGAGCTCCAGCTGGGCCGCGGCGAGAGCATACCCGACACCGCCAGGACTCTTTCAAGGTTTGTAGATGCCATAGCGGCCAGGGTGAGGAACCACAGGGACCTCGAGGTCCTGGCACAGTATGCCACTGTGCCCGTGATAAACGCCTTAAGCGACCTGTCTCACCCGCTCCAGGCGTTGGCTGACTACCTTACAATCTATGAGAAGAAGGGCAAGTTCAGCGGCCTCAAGCTGGCGTTTGTGGGAGACGGAAGCGACAACATGTTACACAGCCTCATGGTTGTCGGGGCTAAGCTTGGGGTCAGCATATACGTGGCCTCGCCTGCCTCCCTAAAGCCAAACGAGTCCATACTGGCGGCCGCCATGAAGGACGCCGAGATCACTGGTGCCGAGATAAAGTTCACTGAAAAGCCCGAGGAGGCTGTGGACGGCGCTGACATAGTGTACACTGACGTGTGGGTCAGCATGGGACAGGAGAGCATGGCTGAGGCCAAGAGGAAGCTGCTGGCCCCTTACCAGGTCAATGCAAAGCTCATGGAAAGGGCCTCGAGCCGGGCCATATTCATGCACTGCCTGCCGGCCCACCGCGGCGAGGAGGTAACCGACGACGTGATTGATGGCCCCTGGTCTGTGGTCTGGGATGAGGCTGAGAACAGGCTCCACACGGAGAAAGCCGTGCTGGCGGCCCTTATACCTTAA